The Euzebya tangerina genome includes the window ATCCTCCGCCAGGGCGTGGCTGGACCATCCTGGCGGAGGAGGTCCCCCGCCCGGCGCGAGCACGGCATCCAGACGACTCAGCATCGTGGCCACGGCCTCCTCTGCTGCCAACGCCTCGCGCGGGTCCGCCAGTGCCGCGAAGGCCCTCCCGAGGAGGAGCCGCAGCGAGCGATCAGGGATCGCACCGCCGTCGACCGCCAGGCCGACGTGGTCATCGCTCAGGACCGGAGCATCGAGGTACAGCGCCCGCTTCTTGAACGGGGCTCCCCGACCGGCCTGCCCATCGTGGGCCACGCCTGGCGGCAGCACCGTGACCGCCCCTGGTGCGGCAGTCCGGGAGCGACCGTCGATGCGGTACTCGACAACGCCCTCCTCCACCTCCAAGATCGTCCACCCGGTGTGCACGTGTGGCGGATAGGCGTGCGTCCGAAAGCGTGCCTGCAGCGCCTCGCGAACGCCGGGGACGTCAGGGCGCCATGC containing:
- a CDS encoding helix-turn-helix transcriptional regulator, producing the protein MTEGEWVTAWRPDVPGVREALQARFRTHAYPPHVHTGWTILEVEEGVVEYRIDGRSRTAAPGAVTVLPPGVAHDGQAGRGAPFKKRALYLDAPVLSDDHVGLAVDGGAIPDRSLRLLLGRAFAALADPREALAAEEAVATMLSRLDAVLAPGGGPPPPGWSSHALAEDARARLDRSIRSGVPLATIAGSLGVSRAHLIRRFRATFGVTPHAYVIGRRVELARQRLLDGVPVATAAVDAGFFDQSHLTRHFVRHVGVTPGVYRTSRKARVQAT